A window of the Oncorhynchus keta strain PuntledgeMale-10-30-2019 chromosome 21, Oket_V2, whole genome shotgun sequence genome harbors these coding sequences:
- the LOC118400344 gene encoding leucine-rich repeat neuronal protein 1-like, with protein sequence MTLSPLPWRQLAWLCVGLLLPLLPLVRGGECPRLCVCEVRPWFTPQSTYREAATVDCNDLRLTRIPSNLSSDTQVLLLQSNYIAHTSGELEALFNLTELDLSQNNFSSVEAVGLANMNQLTTLHLEENQISQLPDHCLQDLSNLQELYINHNQISTIAPGAFSGLRSLLRLHLNSNRLRVIDSRWFEATPNLEILMIGDNPVIGILDMNFKPLGSLRSLVLAGMDLTDVPGSALVGLDNLESLSFYDNKLVRVPQLALQKVQNLKFLDLNKNPVHKIQEGDFRNMLHLKELGINNMAELVSIDRYALDNLPELTKLEGTNNPKLSFVHRTAFRDVSSLESLMLNNNALNAIYQRTVEALPNLREISLHSNPLRCDCVIQWMSSNRTSVRFMEPRAMLCSSPPEFRGQQVREVRLQDSPEQCLPLISHNTFPSHLSLELGMSVSLDCRAMAEPEPEIYWVSPMGSKITVDMVSERYHLSSEGTLRLSQVQVEDSGRYTCVAQNTEGADTRVTTIRVNGTLLDSVEVMKIYVKQTESHSILVSWKINSNVMTSNLKWASATMKIDNPHITYTARVPVDVHEYNLTHLQPGTEYEVCLTVSNIHLQTHKSCVNVTTRSNTFALDVSDQRPSAALLVVMATMLAFLSLATVGVYVARRWKRKNYHHSLKKYMQKTSSIPLNELYPPLINLWEVDSEKDKEGGAESKPSPVDTTRSYYMC encoded by the coding sequence ATGACTCTAAGCCCCCTCCCTTGGCGCCAACTGGCATGGCTGTGTGTAGGGCTGCTGTTGCCCCTGCTGCCCCTGGTGCGGGGCGGGGAGTGCCCGAGGCTGTGCGTGTGTGAGGTGCGCCCCTGGTTCACACCCCAGTCCACCTACAGGGAGGCGGCCACAGTGGACTGCAACGACCTGCGGCTGACACGCATCCCCTCCAACCTATCCTCTGACACCCAGGTGCTGCTGCTCCAGAGCAACTACATCGCCCACACCAGCGGGGAGCTGGAAGCCCTGTTCAACCTGACGGAGCTGGACCTATCCCAGAATAACTTCAGCAGTGTGGAAGCCGTGGGCCTGGCCAACATGAACCAGCTCACCACCCTGCACCTGGAGGAGAACCAGATCAGCCAGCTGCCCGACCACTGCCTGCAGGACCTGAGCAACCTGCAGGAGCTCTACATCAACCACAACCAGATCAGCACCATTGCCCCAGGGGCCTTCTCTGGCCTGCGCAGCCTGCTGCGCCTCCACCTCAACTCCAACAGGCTCCGGGTCATTGACAGCCGCTGGTTCGAGGCCACTCCCAACCTGGAGATCCTGATGATCGGCGATAACCCCGTCATTGGTATCCTGGACATGAACTTCAAGCCCCTGGGGAGTCTGAGGAGCCTGGTTCTGGCCGGCATGGATCTCACCGACGTTCCCGGGAGTGCTCTGGTGGGTCTGGATAACCTGGAAAGCCTGTCCTTCTATGACAACAAGCTGGTCCGAGTTCCCCAGCTGGCCCTGCAGAAAGTGCAGAACCTGAAGTTCCTGGACCTGAACAAGAACCCGGTGCACAAGATCCAGGAGGGGGACTTCAGGAACATGCTGCATCTGAAGGAGCTTGGCATCAACAACATGGCTGAGCTGGTGTCCATCGACCGCTACGCCCTGGACAACCTGCCTGAGCTGACCAAGTTGGAGGGCACCAACAACCCCAAGCTGTCCTTTGTCCACCGGACGGCCTTCAGGGATGTGTCCTCATTGGAGAGCCTGATGCTCAACAACAACGCCCTCAATGCCATCTACCAGCGCACCGTGGAGGCGCTGCCCAATCTGCGCGAGATCAGCCTGCACAGCAACCCGCTGCGCTGTGACTGCGTCATCCAGTGGATGAGCTCAAACAGGACCAGTGTGCGATTCATGGAGCCGCGGGCCATGCTGTGTAGCTCACCGCCTGAGTTCCGGGGCCAGCAGGTCAGGGAGGTGAGGCTACAGGACTCCCCAGAGCAGTGCCTGCCCCTCATCTCCCACAACACCTTCCCCAGCCACCTGAGCCTAGAGCTGGGCATGAGTGTCAGCTTGGACTGCCGGGCCATGGCCGAGCCCGAGCCAGAAATCTACTGGGTGTCTCCTATGGGGAGCAAGATTACGGTGGACATGGTGTCAGAGCGGTACCACCTGAGCAGTGAGGGCACCCTGCGGCTGTCCCAAGTCCAGGTGGAGGACTCAGGCCGCTACACCTGTGTGGCTCAGAACACAGAGGGGGCCGACACACGCGTCACCACCATCCGGGTCAACGGCACCCTGCTGGACAGTGTCGAGGTGATGAAGATCTACGTCAAGCAGACCGAGTCCCATTCCATTCTGGTCTCCTGGAAGATTAACTCCAACGTAATGACCTCCAACCTTAAGTGGGCCTCGGCCACCATGAAGATTGACAATCCCCACATCACCTACACTGCACGCGTGCCCGTCGACGTGCACGAGTACAACCTGACTCACCTGCAGCCGGGCACTGAGTATGAGGTGTGCCTCACCGTCTCCAACATCCACCTGCAGACCCACAAGTCGTGCGTCAATGTGACCACGCGCAGCAACACCTTCGCCCTGGACGTATCGGACCAGAGGCCTAGCGCCGCCCTGCTAGTCGTCATGGCCACCATGCTGGCCTTCCTCAGCCTGGCTACGGTGGGGGTGTACGTGGCACGGCGTTGGAAGAGGAAGAACTACCACCACTCCCTGAAGAAGTACATGCAGAagacctcctccatccccctcaatgAGCTCTACCCGCCCCTCATCAACCTGTGGGAGGTGGACAGTGAGAAGGACAAGGAGGGCGGGGCAGAGAGCAAGCCCTCCCCCGTGGACACCACACGCAGCTACTACATGTGTTGA
- the LOC127910525 gene encoding uncharacterized protein LOC127910525, protein MLPVLWSSTHQPCPFSHIHIQPHPGPSLALPIPHIHPPPWPQPYPAYSPTSTHYPDPSPTLPNSPISTLAPALPPPWPQPYPAYSPIFTLAPALPSPWPQPHPAYSPISTLAPALPQPWPQPHPASSPISTLAPTLPIPPYPPWPQPHPAYSPISTLAPALPPPWPQPHPAYSPISTLDPALPPPWPQPHPAYSPISTLAPALPWPLPCPFPHIQPNAWS, encoded by the coding sequence ATGTTACCTGTCCTCTGGAGCTCGACCCACCAGCCCTGTCCATTCTCCCACATCCACATCCAACCCCACCCTGGCCCCAGCCTTGCCCTTCCCATTCCCCACATCCACCCCCCACCCTGGCCCCAGCCCTACCCTGCCTATTCCCCCACATCCACCCACTACCCTGACCCCAGCCCTACCCTGCCTAATTCCCCCATATCCACCCTGGCCCCTGCCCTGCCCCCACCATGGCCCCAGCCCTACCCTGCCTATTCCCCCATATTCACCCTggcccctgccctgccctcaccCTGGCCCCAGCCTCACCCTGCCTATTCCCCCATATCCACCCTGGCCCCTGCCCTGCCCCAACCCTGGCCCCAGCCTCACCCTGCCTCTTCCCCCATATCCACCCTGGCCCCTACCCTGCCTATTCCCCCATATCCACCCTGGCCCCAGCCTCACCCTGCCTATTCCCCCATATCCACCCTGGCCCCTGCCCTGCCCCCACCCTGGCCCCAGCCTCACCCTGCCTATTCCCCCATATCCACCCTGGACCCTGCCCTGCCCCCACCCTGGCCCCAGCCTCACCCTGCCTATTCCCCCATATCCACCCTGGCCCCTGCCCTGCCCTGGCCCCTGCCCTGCCCATTCCCCCACATCCAACCCAATGCCTGGAGCTGA